A window of the Helianthus annuus cultivar XRQ/B chromosome 4, HanXRQr2.0-SUNRISE, whole genome shotgun sequence genome harbors these coding sequences:
- the LOC110933158 gene encoding cyclin-K-like, which produces MPPRVRGKGKGPMRGGPSAHAGPSHRRTPSATFSSADSRDHWGHSFEPARHSVSLSLSPSLHPSFGPPVLDKPQHSQHSHNSHHSHESHQSYHSLHSHSFHHSDSTYSPAQFNPNDYVNDFLGYNPLGPEDHFPHEMEMDDDPDPEMQTGTPGHPISISSGSPYQGSLYQGPDPFKEWWSKYEWEFTPSYPNSPAQPPLNEPYLQAVTPPPLPVEEPPQQPPQPPLEPPRRRRNAQISVRGGPQFSSAQGSSSYPSIPEDPQMGGPSHAVPEDDPPPVSYAPPPPPVGFDNPIPTYPGSFGYNPFENPTSVGYGTHDPYLTAAQYNALYPSSYPLVYPTGYPV; this is translated from the coding sequence ATGCCGCCAAGAGTGAGAGGCAAAGGAAAGGGTCCAATGCGAGGTGGACCATCAGCACACGCAGGGCCTTCCCATAGGCGTACCCCGTCAGCGACATTTTCTAGTGCTGATTCCCGTGACCATTGGGGTCATTCTTTCGAACCAGCGAGACACTCTGTTTCGTTGAGCTTATCACCTTCTCTTCATCCATCATTCGGGCCGCCTGTTCTAGACAAACCCCAACATTCACAACACTCCCATAATTCACATCATTCGCATGAGTCTCACCAATCCTATCATTCCTTGCATTCTCATTCCTTTCATCATTCGGATTCTACCTACTCTCCAGCCCAGTTTAATCCCAATGACTACGTCAACGACTTTTTGGGTTACAACCCTTTAGGACCCGAGGATCACTTTCCTCATGAAATGGAGATGGATGATGACCCGGACCCAGAAATGCAAACCGGAACACCGGGCCACCCTATCAGTATCTCGAGTGGTTCTCCATATCAAGGATCGCTGTACCAAGGGCCCGATCCATTTAAAGAATGGTGGTCAAAGTATGAATGGGAATTCACCCCTTCATATCCTAACTCCCCGGCCCAACCTCCTTTGAATGAGCCTTACCTTCAAGCTGTCACTCCACCACCTCTTCCTGTTGAGGAGCCGCCTCAACAACCACCTCAGCCACCTCTCGAGCCGCCGAGGCGAAGGAGGAATGCACAAATATCTGTGCGAGGAGGACCTCAGTTCAGTTCTGCTCAAGGTTCAAGTTCTTACCCTTCTATCCCCgaggacccacaaatgggtggaccctcGCACGCGGTGCCAGAAGACGATCCTCCGCCGGTTTCTTatgcaccaccgccaccgccagtgGGTTTCGACAACCCGATCCCGACTTACCCAGGCTCTTTTGGGTACAACCCTTTTGAAAACCCAACTTCTGTGGGTTATGGAACTCATGATCCATATCTTACAGCTGCTCAGTACAATGCGCTTTATCCTTCTTCTTACCCTCTAGTTTACCCAACTGGATATCCGGTGTAG
- the LOC110936055 gene encoding monooxygenase 1 — MYEEEVVIIGAGISGLATALALHKKGIKSIVMERSETLRNNSGTGIGIRPNGWRALDQLGVADILRRTAIPFQRERVVSLDGGRKQDISLYHCVGETRCLRRKDIIDTLYAALPPTTVKFSCQLDSIELDPLTTKPILRFIDGSSIITKVVIGCDGGKSIVSDFLNLKPTKMFPIFSVRGLTNYPHGHPFGHEFTNFMKDDMHVGRVPIDNNTIYWFSSQPYIPKDEGIWKNPEVIRQYAIELLGNFPHEIQEMAKNADINSLSFTHLRYRDPWDILVGTFSRGTVTVAGDAMHVMGPFMGQGGSAALEDAVVLARNMAQAGLNHIQSGSNVIVHRVGEAFNRFVRERRVRVVRLSLQAYLIGMMLGTSSHLKKIIWTILLNFFFPNQKSHMDYDCGDL, encoded by the exons ATGTACGAAGAAGAAGTGGTGATAATCGGGGCAGGGATCAGCGGGCTAGCAACGGCCCTCGCCCTTCACAAGAAAGGGATCAAAAGCATAGTAATGGAGAGATCAGAAACTCTGAGGAACAATAGCGGAACAGGGATTGGAATCCGGCCAAACGGATGGCGAGCTCTGGATCAGCTTGGCGTCGCGGATATCCTCCGTCGCACCGCTATCCCTTTTCAAAG GGAAAGAGTCGTATCGCTTGATGGAGGGAGAAAACAAGACATCTCATT GTATCATTGTGTTGGTGAAACACGTTGCTTGCGAAGGAAGGATATTATAGACACTCTTTATGCTGCACTTCCACCTACCACCGTTAAGTTCAGTTGCCAACTTGATTCTATAGAATTAGACCCACTTACTACTAAACCAATTCTTAGGTTCATCGATGGAAGCTCAATTATCACTAAG GTTGTAATTGGTTGTGATGGTGGCAAGTCGATCGTTTCAGATTTCCTTAACCTCAAGCCTACAAAGATGTTCCCGATATTTTCAGTTAGAGGCTTAACTAACTACCCACATGGTCATCCCTTCGGCCACGAGTTTACGAATTTCATGAAAGATGACATGCATGTGGGTAGAGTTCCGATTGACAATAACACGATTTATTGGTTCTCTTCACAGCCATACATTCCTAAAG ATGAAGGAATTTGGAAAAATCCCGAGGTAATACGACAATACGCCATAGAGTTGCTAGGCAACTTTCCCCATGAGATTCAAGAAATGGCTAAGAACGCAGACATTAACTCATTGTCGTTTACACACTTAAGATATCGTGACCCGTGGGACATACTAGTGGGGACATTTTCTAGAGGAACAGTGACAGTTGCTGGTGATGCTATGCATGTCATGGGTCCATTTATGGGGCAAGGTGGCTCTGCAGCACTAGAAGATGCGGTTGTGTTGGCTAGAAATATGGCTCAAGCGGGTTTGAACCATATTCAGAGTGGAAGTAATGTCATTGTCCATAGAGTTGGGGAAGCATTTAACAGGTTTGTAAGAGAACGAAGGGTCAGAGTGGTTCGATTGTCGTTGCAAGCTTACCTCATTGGCATGATGTTGGGTACTTCTTCGCACCTAAAGAAAATAATATGGACCATATTGTTAAATTTCTTCTTTCcgaaccaaaagagtcatatggaTTATGATTGTGGTGATCTTTGA